TCAAAAGGACTGCAGCATGGGTGGGAAAACAGCActcatttttatattaaagaaagagCTGCACAAGGAATAGGCAGCAGCTGTGTCCTCCATGGCCACCATTTATTAGAGGATTTTGGGCTAGAGGCAgctccaaaacattttaaatgtcattttcaaTCCACAGGTAGCACACACAAACAACAACAGGACTGCGACACAGTGCTGTGAACAACCTGCAGAAACACAAACCGGTTCCCCAGAAACCTACCTTCCCCAGCTTCGTGGGTCCTCATCTGCTGCCCGAGATCTTTGCAGAGTCCCCACTCTACACAGTACCAGGTATGTGGTTTCTGgctactgaaaaaaaacccactttcacCTATGGCTGACAGGGTAAGGAAAGTTGGCCTCCTTTCCAGCAAGCTGGGCAAGTGAACGAGTTACTTCTGGAGAAGCTAAAGGGCTCCAAGAATGAACGAAGGGAGCCCAGCCACAGACACAGTCTGCATCCAAAGAGATCAAGGTATGGCTGGAAATGTTCATCGGGCTGCTCCAGGCCAGCAAGAGCTAATCCTTGGATAAACAACTGACTGCCGCACTGCTGCACACTGCGATGTGCATTTCCTCCCCAGAGGGGTCACAACAATCCAAAGAAAAACTACAGTCTTAGGGGTTGGGATGGTGcctaaaaaacagaaatacttcaACTTGGTCCCTTGCCAGGTCTCCCAATACAGCTAGCTGGCTGGCAAACCCCCCTCTTACATCTAGGAGAGCTTATTCCCACCTGGACACACAAGTAACTCTCCAATGCTGCTCTTAGTAAAGAGCAGGTGCCAGGGACACAAGCATTAGCTGTTATTTAAAAGAAACTGTTTGAGCTCTAGACTATGACAGGAATTTGGTGAGGAGAGACAGCCTCTGGGGTACCACAACCCTAGGGAAGGGCCCACttgggagaggaaaaggaagtcgCAACATGCATTTCCAGAGGAGGTGGAGGATTCAACATAAGCAAAGAACTCCCTGAGGAAAGCTTCACTTAGGAGTATaagttttaatatttatttagtaCAGGCCCGGGGAAGAGAACTGGGAAATAAGGCAAAGGCAAATTATCCTCCAGAGCCCAATTCAACATCTCATACACACAGACCatggaaagcagcagctgtgCTCCTCCCCAGAGTCATGTTCTAAGTCTTCCCCATCTGCTGGAGCACAGCCTAGCACTTATACGTCCAGAAGGAATCGATTGACTTTCTTCAGGTATTCTGACTTCAAGTAACCTCCCAGCTCATCCTTTGTGACCCACAGGTAATCTTCTTTCAGTTCTGCCTGGGACAAATCGTTGCTCTGGAGGAAGGCTTTGAAGAAGAATACTTTGGCTCCCACGTTATCCTCAGTCCTGATGGCCCTGGGGAATTTGTACTTGTAAAGCCCGTACGGCGCATTCCCCAGGAACTTGGCTTGGATATGATCTCCTGCAAGACCCCAGCAATGCAAGAGAAAGAAAACGGAAAACAAGACATAAGAACAGAGAGCAACAGCAACTGCTTTCCTGCAGTAACAGAAAGAGCATAGGACACTCCCTATGTCTGGTTCAGACTGACTGTTCCTTCTTCCCAGCAGAGATATTGCCAGTCATAAACCTTATTTCATGAAAAACCTATCCATCCTGGAGTCCTGCCAGTTGCCTAAAAGTGAGAGAGGTAGGGAGAGAGCACCAAGCTCTGCCAACCCATACTGAAAAGAAAGGACATGTGGATTTGCTAACACTCGTCTGCCACAAAAGCTGCTACGGGGTGACAAGAGGGAAAGCGAAGCTGTACCTAGAGCAACCCTAGACCATTCAGGAGGCAGCTGGTGATGCTTAAACATCAGACTGCAGGCCGATCTTGGCACTCAGTTGCCAGCCCAGTTAGTCCCTCACATACAGCGCAGCAGCTGAGCTGAGCATAGTGCAGCTCCAGTCCCTCTGCAACAGTTCACAGTTACAAGCAGCTTACTCAGCCTTCATAGCTCTTGCCAGAAACCCCATCACGTTTAGTTCAGTCCCTCTGCCATGAAATCCCTTTTCTCAGCAGATGGGAGGGGATTTTACTACAGAGGACTGCAAATATCTCTAGGttaggggaagggaagaaaacaactGGGACAAAAAGAGGGCCAGGTACACAGAAGGCTACACACCCAAAAAAGTAGCCATGGCTCGCTCAGCTGTGCTTCGCAGCGTCTCTCCAGGCTGCCATTCTGCTTGAGGCAGGAGCCACAGCTCCTGGTTACCAATTTTCTGTTTCACCAGAAGCATCAGGTTACTGTCCAGCTTTCTGTTCAATGACGTTCGAATGTTGTTTTTATCAGCATCTGCCAAAAAACAACACATACTGGAAAGTCTCTCAGCAGCACTGGGCTGATCACCACAATTCATCACTTGTCTCCTTCTAACGCCTTTCCAGCAATAATACACACACAGTACTGATACATGGAACAAGACCAAAATTGAGACCAAATGCTCTCAGTCACTCTGGGAGCCGATGCAGGATTCAAGTGGAAGCCACTGCTAGAGTGCACTctacatatttcattttcaaaagaaatttatAACAAGCAGTTTGGATTTTTAGTTTGATAAAAATCAACCACAGCCCTAAGCAAGTCTGTGAATCAAGCTACCCAAAGTTTCTCTTATCTCAAAAGAAAATCCATTTGTACCCTTTTGTAACATTGTGTCAACAAGCATATCTTCACTGCACAGCAACAGAGATTCCCTTGTAAGCTAGTTAATTCCTCCCATGCTAACTGTGCTGTCACACAGTCAAGACCCTCCTTAGAAACTCAGCAGATGCCTTCACTCCACTGAACAGCGCTCAGCTGTGTTCAGCAGACTATCAGGATGTTCTTCTCTGCCACGACACAACAAGAACTTCAGTGTGTACCTGTTAGCCGTGGAGCAGCTTTGAACTGTAGTAACTTCTGTTCCCACTTGTCCTCTAGGTCTTGAGCCATGACAACAGTTTTGCCAGGTCCTTCATCATCATCATACatgctttccttcctcctcttgagctgctcttcctcctccagcctgCGAATTTCATGGTCCGAATAGTGACTTTTCTCCAACTCTATCTAGAAGGACATCACAGAGAAACGTTACGCCCTTCAGTACTGTCACTGCAGCGTGGACTGCACAGGGCGAACAGAGCAATTTCTGCGGCCGCGAACGGAACACACCATGGATTTCCCTGGTCTACGGCGTAACTTCTCCGCTCGCAGCAGGTCTCCACCAGAGACGGCAGCGGACCCAGCACTGGAGGTGACAGGTCACCCCTAGGAAGGTCCCGGGAACAGCACCGGCACCAAGCCCCGGCCCCCAGGCTCAACGCGGCACCGTGTCACCTCGAGCGAGGCCTCCCGAGGCGCCCCCCCGCACCCCGGCCTGAGgggacccgccgcccccccggtcCCCCCGCTGCGCTGAGGGGTCCCCCCGGACTGACGGGACCCCCGGGGCCGCCATCTCCCCGCGGAGGGCCCTCGCCGGGGCCGCCATCTCCCCCCCGAAGGGATCCCCCCGCCGCAGGGCCGCCGCTACCTGCCCCATGAGGGCcgccatctcctcctcctcccgcctcaGGGGCTGCGTGATCCTGGGCAGCCTCAGCAAGCACAGCGCGCCGAAGAGCCGCCACggccggggcgcggccgccgcccgctgcATGGGCGCCGCCATGGTGCTCCCGCGCGGCCCACAATGCCCCGCGATGGGCGCCGCCATCTTTCCTCCCAGCGCCCGTCGTGCCTCGCGGTGACCtggccgccaccgccaccgccaccgcccaGGACGGCGCGCGCTACGGAGGGCCGGAGGGGCCGAGCCATGAGCGCGGCGCTGGCGGTTGCCCGGCAGCGGCTCCTCGGAGCGGCGCGGGGGTGAgcgaggagcggggggcgccgcggccgcgcggggaGGCCCCAAGGTGGCTGCCGGCGGAGCCCCCCGGCCCTTCCCTTAGAGCTCCCCGCGCCCCAGCTCGCTCTGACCGGGTTTGCTGCCCTTAAGAGGGTCCCGCCGGGCCGAGGGCGGCCCTGCCAGCCCTCCCGCTCTCCGCGCTGGCCTGCGGCGCTCCGCGGTTGCAGGCGGGAAGCCCCCGGGCAGAGGAGCGCTGGGGAGGCCCGCCGGCGCCTCGGGAGCTAACGCGAAAGCCTGCTCGGTGCAGGTCCTCATCTCTTCCTTCCGTTTCTTCACGCAGGGGCTATAACGCTGCCCTGCGCCATGGCATACAAACAGGCGTCCAGAGACTGCAGGACCTTACAGAGAAGGTCGCCGCTAAGGAGACGGAGAGCCAAAGCCTGACTGACCTTGGGTGAGACAGCCACGCTGTGCTGTGAAGTCTCTTCCATTTGCCTCTCGCTGGGAGGCTTATCACCTCTAGTGTTTTTCGGTGAAGGAAGGAAAGCAAGTGATTTCAGTCAATCACAAACACAGTTTGTGTGTTTCTGAGACCAGACATCACTTgatcccttttttctttccaaattcccaaagaatatgaaataaaattttgctAAAGTTAAAGAGCAAGTGTCTGAtatcttttgttttgcttctcagcCCTTTAATCTTGCAAAGGAACTCCATGAGATGGGATGGAAAGACATATGAAGAGATCCCAATAGCTCACATCAAAGCTACATACAACAAGTAAGCAAACAAGCTTCTCCATGCCTGTTTTCATGTAAAATGAAAGTTATAATGTACCTGGGTTATGGCCAGTcattatttcaatttaaaaactcaaaggaaaaaaGTCAGGGAAGCAGTGTTCATGACTAGGAAGATGATAACACTGAACCCAAATTTCAGTGCTGTTCAGGAAGCATAACTGTCTTTATAGTATCTTAAATAGGAATAAGAGTGTTACTACACATTTTGACTACATTCTGATATGAATAATTAGATGCTGACAGCTTTTAATGGCAGGTTCATTCCTGCCCTCAGTTCTAGCAGTATTGCTGTACAGAACTGAAATTGAAAGTGCTGTTGTATTATCCTCAGGAGGTGGCTGGGTTTCATTAGTGATCCCTAGTGTAGTATTTTACCATTTCTTAAAGCTCTCTGAAGTTCTAAAaatgttctgtgtatttttttaataaacagaagaGGTAAAATGCTCACAATGAGAGGTGTTTCTGAAAAAGTTAAACCTTATCTGAGGAATACCTAGCAGGAGACGATTATCCAGAAAGGTTTTACCATCTCACTCTGATTCTCCAGGATGACCTGGAAGTTCTCTGCTGGGAGCTCTCTGCAACTGGTTAGTGTAACTGAGATAGTTAGAGTGCTGAGTTAAGATGGTTTTGAGAAGGGAGACAAGAGTGGCAAGCCTTGCAAGTTAAGCAGAATGAGAAGAAACTGGACAGTGAAGTCTTGTTGTAGCttactcctttctttttctcctctcctcctaTAGCACCCACATCCAAGTCGTCAGCTTCGACAATATGCCGTTTGCCCGTACATCCTGTGGCACAGAAGGCTTCCAGAATGCCAAAAAGGGAACTGCCATCGCAGCACAGACCGCAGGCATAGCAGCAGCAGTGGTGAGTCTGTATTGGTTATTCCCACTGTCACAGAGAGGAGTGCTGACTGCAGAACATACTACCAGGGTATGTGGAGGATAAGCGCATTTTGGGAGACTTCCGTTATTTTCAGTGGGAtagagaagggagaagaaatttTGCTTCTCATGTTGCTGTCCCTCACTCATGGACAGCAGTCCAGACCTCTGTTCCTTAGAGCCTGAGCAGCACACTGCCATTTGCAGACTGTTTCCCTAGCTTCATGTGACACAGTGAACATCTCGATGCGGACAGAGCACACCTGAAACAGCAGTTAGAAATACCCAGGTGGTGAGCTTAGCTGTGCAAGTTGTGACTGGGAAATGTATGTTGTAACTTATCCTCTTCTAGCTCCGGTTTGTATAGCTTCTTTTTTCTAAGTGAACATATCTCAGTCGTTGTGGAAATGTAGCCCCTCAGTCAGCAGTCATTCAATTCTTGCACTGTAAGGGACTGAGAAGTGGCTGTAATTACTGGCTGAGGGTTTTATATATGCTCTATGCCACAGGagaactgagctgctgccagcagTTCCAGTCAGAGAAGGTGATGTCCTTGCATATGTAGTTTCCAGATCCATGCAGTGTACTATAATCATTTCTAAAAAACACACGTGGGTGTCCAGATGGCAGGAGAAGATGAGGCTGTATGTGTCATGGCCCTCATTACAGCAGAATGAGGCAAGGTGAAACTGAAAATCCTTACCCTAAATTAAGTGGAACTCACTCTAACCTTTTAGATCAGAGGTGTTCGGTGCCACTGCTGGCTAACAGCTTATTGTGGTTGGCTCAGAGGAATATAAGAACATTTTTGCTATTAATCTTTGCTCATTGGAGTCTCCTAACAGCTGTATAACTGTGCTTGGTCATATTTGTTCCTCTACCTGTTAAAGTCATTAGCAGATTAAATGCACCGGAacacagaaggagagagattCAGAAGGGCTCCACTTGGTGGCAGTACTGCCACACTTTACAGCAGGTGTTTTTCATCTTCAATTTCCAAGCCCCTAGAATTTTTGTCCTGAAGGTGTGGACTCCTGCACAGCAAATCTAaagcttcctttcttttctcatttaccTTCTAGAAGGAATCCACTGATCACAGCATAGAAGTCACCGCATTAGACAAAGGAAAATGGCATGGAATTAATCCTTGCTAGTCCCTGCCCAGTTTAGTCACGTATCAGGGATATGTCATTTTCTGTCCTGACTTTAGGTTGCAGAAAGTTTGATCTTAAAGCTTTCTTTGTATGCAGAGTTGGCAACCTAACATAGAAGTTCTCTTGAAACTGCCACTGATTTATCcaagcctctcttttctgctaATATCTCGCTTTGTGCAGTGATCCCAGTATTTGTCTTCTGTATCCATCCATTACTACctaccttttatttttacttaaagcATACCATGATAGTGGGTCAAAAGGGAATGAAAGATTATAGCAGAGCCAGAGCAGCAGTAGATATAAAAAAGAACACTAATGAGTTCTTCTTTCTCAGAAAGCACGTGGGAAAGGTGTATTTCATGTACGAGTCATGGTGAAAGGACTGGGACCAGGACGCAAAGTAAGTGTCTGAATTGctttccatatttttcttttctttttttttttttttaattcaggctgGGCTCACTGTACCTATTAAGCCAGTCTTTCTGAAGGTGATTCATCACTCAAgtgcctcttccttcctcctcaaaaACAATCCAGTCACAAAAAGAAAGTACCCTAGTAGTGAAATTTTAGAATAATTTCACTTTAAGGGCAGAATAGAAGCTGTATGGGGGTTTCTTCCAACTAAAGTAGCATAACTGATAGGAAATGTGATGAAAGGACTGGACTGGACAAGGAAGGAAGGTTTGAACTGGGTTTTCTAATACtaactgtttatttttaagataattgCAAAGTAGAAGCATTGGTCCCTTCTAAAATCAGCTTGTTCCAAACTGTTTTCCCCGagcttcttctccctcttccacTCTGCAATGTGCTGATAACAGTACATCATCTGCCGTCTTGCTCTTCCAGGCTGCCATCAAGGGTTTGACTATGGGAGGCTTAGAGGTTATCTCCATCACGGACAACACCCCAGTTCCACACAATGGCTGTCGTCCCCGGAAAGCCAGGCGAATGTGAGAGAGAAACGGAGGAGACACAGCTGCATTCAATATTAGCTGGTGCAACATGGACTGGGTTGAGGGTTGCTCTTGTGACAGATCCTGGAAAGACACCTTCTGTAGAAATGTTTGCCGAGAGAAACTTGAAGAAGAGAGACCACCTTAGCCTGGTGGTAGAAGCAGGAATACATTTACTTTCTTAATGGGAAGCCTCTTGTGTACAAAATCTGTTGATTAAAATGTTGATCTTTTGACAGCCATTCCTGCTGTGTTCATAGAAGTATTTTGGATTATTATTGCCTCTCAACTGCTCTATTCCTCTCACCACAGTATGTGGCTCTTGTCTAGCCCTCAGCAGTATTATTGCCCTTGTTACGTGGAAGGGGAGCTTTGGGAATGTAAAGAATCAGTCATTCCTTTCCAGTCATCTGTTACAGAAAGAGCCCCATAGGGTCACTATTGTCCTCCCTTTCTCCCGCTGCAAACATTTGGAAGCTAGACCTGGGGGTAACTTCCCCTTTCATCTGGCTTGCAGAGCTCAGTGTGCTGTGCAAGAGGCAAGTCTCCCTCTGTTTGCACAGCATGGAGTGCTATAGTCTGAACTCATTATTGTCAAAGATCTGTTGTGCTTTGTTTTGCCTAAGCTGTAGCTGGTCTGTCAGTGTTATTGGCAAATAGAAAATGCCAGTCCTTCTAGAGGGGCTGGGATCTTGCCAGTTCTGATGCTTGCAGTCTCTTTGGTCCTGTCCTGTGCACCACGACCCGGATTTGCTGAAGCTCCTGAGGAATGCAGGCAGGGGGTTAGCAGGCCTGAGGAACAAAGAAACACTGCCAAAGAGATTTAAAACACTTAAGACTTGAACTGTACCTCTGTATATCCACAGGCAGCATAGGCTGTGTCATGGCTCTATAATATATTACTGCTGTCCCAGCTCCATCCAGAGAGAATTTCTGCCAAGCAAATATGTCTGCGTCTCTCTGGAGCATTAACTAGAGGAGGTAACAGCAGCAACTGACTACAGCATTGATTTCCTGGATGGCAGAGGCACAATGCCTAGCAAAGGGCAGCTTCAAGACCCACGCTGCCAGGGAGGACCCTTGACTATACACAGCATATGCTGGGTAAACACTTCTGTAaacagactgtcttctgctgcagCCACCAGTCTTATCACAAACCCAGAATCTTCCCTTCTATTATTTCTTTCTGTGGTTCCTCCTTAGTATCTTAAATTGCATAATTAACTATTCTCTTCCTCTTTAGAGAAAGGGTACCATGGCAACAAAGCAGCGAACCTCCTTCATGGGGCTGAAAGGCATACAGCAGGTTTTGAAAGAAATCAGTCTGCTTAGAAGACCCTGGTGAGGTACTTTTGacaaaagagaataaaacaaGACTCAGATGAATGCCCTACCTTACTCCAACCCTGTCTGAATTTGAATACAGGGATAGGTTGTCTATGGAAGTTCCTTGAACTGTCACAGATTTGACAGCAAGCAAGAGAGGTTTTTCCACAGATGCACACATCTAAAGGACTAGAAGAGTTTCCCCTCACTCCAGAAACATGGCTGAGCTTCCAGTGAATTCATATTACTCTTTTTAAAGAGAAGATACCAGGACAGCTATAAATCACAAAGATTAACTCCAAGTATCTGGGCAGCTAGTTGAGAAGAGCCATGTGCAGACGCTGATGTGCCTTACAGCAAGGCTTGACTGGCTTCTGTGCTGAGCACCGTGACTAGCCGCGACAAAGGACGAGTGCCGTTCAGCGCTGGCAGACTTGTCAGTGATGTACTGCAGAGTACacattggaaaaaacaaaaccttctcTACCACAAGCTGCTCATTGCACCAATGCAGCAGAAATGCGTGTTAGATAAAGACAATAGAACAGACTGAAAAATAAGATGGGGAAAAGAGCTGTGGTCCTTCTGAAATTCAGGAAAGAGTAGGCGGCATGACTCTAGAGTCAGAAAGCAACTAGAATAGATCTTTGTCTAACCCAGATGTAGAATCAAGGCTGTGCCCTTTATAAAAAGACTGCTCCTTAACACC
This Apteryx mantelli isolate bAptMan1 chromosome 15, bAptMan1.hap1, whole genome shotgun sequence DNA region includes the following protein-coding sequences:
- the MRPS11 gene encoding small ribosomal subunit protein uS11m; translated protein: MPRDGRRHLSSQRPSCLAVTWPPPPPPPPRTARATEGRRGRAMSAALAVARQRLLGAARGGYNAALRHGIQTGVQRLQDLTEKVAAKETESQSLTDLGPLILQRNSMRWDGKTYEEIPIAHIKATYNNTHIQVVSFDNMPFARTSCGTEGFQNAKKGTAIAAQTAGIAAAVKARGKGVFHVRVMVKGLGPGRKAAIKGLTMGGLEVISITDNTPVPHNGCRPRKARRM
- the MRPL46 gene encoding large ribosomal subunit protein mL46 — encoded protein: MAAPIAGHCGPRGSTMAAPMQRAAAAPRPWRLFGALCLLRLPRITQPLRREEEEMAALMGQIELEKSHYSDHEIRRLEEEEQLKRRKESMYDDDEGPGKTVVMAQDLEDKWEQKLLQFKAAPRLTDADKNNIRTSLNRKLDSNLMLLVKQKIGNQELWLLPQAEWQPGETLRSTAERAMATFLGDHIQAKFLGNAPYGLYKYKFPRAIRTEDNVGAKVFFFKAFLQSNDLSQAELKEDYLWVTKDELGGYLKSEYLKKVNRFLLDV